A stretch of Oncorhynchus mykiss isolate Arlee chromosome 12, USDA_OmykA_1.1, whole genome shotgun sequence DNA encodes these proteins:
- the LOC110538194 gene encoding signal transducer and activator of transcription 3 isoform X5, giving the protein MAQWNQLQQLETRYLEQLYHLYSDSFPMELRQFLAPWIESQDWAYAANKESHATLVFHNLLGEIDQQYSRFLQENNVLYQHNLRRIKQHLQSKYLEKPMEIARIVARCLWEEQRLLQTATTAAQDGTASHPSGTVVTEKQQILEHNLQDIRKRVQDMEQKMKMLENLQDDFDFNYKTLKSQGDNPPNSSPICSELSQDMNGNSQAAATRQKMSQLEQMLSALDQLRRQIVTEMAGLLSAMDFVQKNLTDDELADWKRRQQIACIGGPPNICLDRLETWITSLAESQLQIRQQIKKLEELQQKVSYKGDPIIQHRPALEEKIVDLFRNLMKSAFVVERQPCMPMHPDRPLVIKTGVQFTNKVRLLVKFPELNYQLKIKVIIDKESGDVAAIRGSRKFNILGTNTKVMNMEESNNGSLSAEFKHLTLREQRCGNGGRTNSDASLIVTEELHLITFETEVYHQGLKIDLETHSLPVVVISNICQMPNAWASILWYNMLTNHPKNVNFFTKPPVGTWDQVAEVLSWQFSSTTKRGLTIEQLTTLAEKLLGPCVNYSGCQITWAKFCKENMAGKGFSFWVWLDNIIDLVKKYILALWNEGYILGFISKERERAILSPKPPGTFLLRFSESSKEGGITFTWVEKDISGKTQIQSVEPYTKQQLNSMSFAEIIMGYKIMDATNILVSPLVYLFPEIPKEDAFGKYCRPEAAPEAELGDPCSTIQPYLKTKFICVTPTNSGNTSDLFPMSPRTLDSLMHNEAEANPGPLALLLSVFPDSLTLDMELSSDVASPM; this is encoded by the exons ATGGCCCAGTGGAACCAGTTGCAGCAGCTGGAGACCAGGTACCTGGAGCAGCTGTACCACCTATACAGCGACAGCTTCCCCATGGAGCTCCGGCAGTTCCTCGCCCCCTGGATCGAAAGCCAGGACTG GGCGTACGCAGCGAACAAGGAGTCCCACGCCACGCTGGTGTTCCACAACCTGCTGGGGGAGATTGACCAGCAGTACAGCCGCTTCCTGCAGGAGAACAACGTGCTCTACCAGCACAACCTGCGGCGCATTAAGCAGCACCTGCAGTCCAAGTACCTGGAGAAACCCATGGAGATCGCCCGCATTGTAGCCCGCTGCCTCTGGGAAGAGCAGAGGCTGCTGCAGACCGCCACCACCGCCGCACAGGACGGAACGGCGTCTCACCCGTCTGGCACTGTGGTGACGGAGAAACAACAGATCCTGGAGCACAACCTGCAGGACATCAGGAAGAGGGTGCAG GATATGGAACAAAAGATGAAGATGCTTGAGAATCTCCAGGATGATTTTGACTTCAACTACAAGACCCTTAAAAGTCAGGGTG ATAACCCACCCAACTCCTCTCCTATTTGCTCAGAGTTGTCCCAGGACATGAATGGGAACAGCCAGGCGGCAGCCACCCGGCAGAAGATGTCTCAGCTGGAACAGATGCTGAGTGCTCTGGACCAGCTCAGGAGG CAAATCGTGACTGAGATGGCAGGGCTGCTGTCAGCCATGGACTTTGTCCAGAAGAACCTGACAGATGACGAGCTGGCTGACTGGAAGAGGAGGCAGCAGATTGCCTGCATCGGAGGACCACCCAACATTTGCCTGGACCGCTTGGAGACATG GATTACTTCCCTGGCTGAGTCTCAGCTGCAGATCCGCCAGCAGATCAAGAAGCTGGAGGAGCTCCAGCAGAAGGTGTCCTATAAGGGAGACCCCATCATCCAGCATCGGCCCGCTCTGGAGGAGAAGATAGTGGACTTGTTCAGGAACCTCATGAAGAG TGCGTTCGTGGTGGAAAGGCAGCCTTGTATGCCCATGCATCCAGACAGACCACTGGTCATCAAGACAGGTGTGCAGTTCACCAACAAAGTCAG ATTACTGGTGAAGTTTCCAGAATTGAATTACCAGCTGAAGATCAAAGTTATTATTGATAA GGAATCTGGGGACGTGGCTGCCATTCGAGG GTCCCGAAAGTTCAACATCCTAGGTACCAACACCAAGGTGATGAACATGGAGGAGTCCAACAACGGCAGTCTGTCGGCAGAGTTCAAACACCTG ACCCTGAGGGAACAGAGGTGTGGCAATGGTGGCAGGACCAACAGTGAT GCCTCCCTGATTGTTACAGAGGAGCTCCACCTCATCACCTTTGAGACAGAGGTCTACCACCAGGGCTTGAAGATCGACCTGGAG ACCCATTCTCTACCAGTGGTGGTCATCTCCAACATCTGCCAGATGCCCAACGCCTGGGCCTCCATCCTGTGGTACAACATGCTGACcaaccaccccaag AATGTGAACTTCTTCACCAAGCCTCCGGTGGGGACGTGGGATCAGGTAGCGGAGGTGCTGAGCTGGCAGTTCTCCTCCACCACTAAGAGAGGCCTGACCATCGAGCAGCTCACCACCCTGGCTGAGAAACTACTAG GGCCGTGTGTGAACTACTCTGGATGCCAGATCACCTGGGCCAAGTTCTGCAAA GAGAACATGGCGGGTAAAGGCTTCTCTTTCTGGGTATGGCTGGACAACATCATTGACCTGGTCAAGAAGTACATCCTGGCTTTGTGGAATGAAGG GTATATTCTGGGTTTCATCAGTAAGGAAAGGGAGAGGGCCATCCTGAGCCCTAAGCCTCCTGGTACCTTCCTGCTGCGCTTCAGTGAGAGCAGTAAGGAGGGAGGCATCACCTTCACCTGGGTGGAGAAGGACATCAGTG ggAAGACTCAGATCCAGTCGGTGGAGCCTTACACCAAGCAGCAGCTCAACAGCATGTCCTTTGCGGAGATCATTATGGGATACAAGATCATGGACGCCACCAACATCCTGGTGTCTCCGCTGGTCTACCTCTTCCCAGAGATCCCCAAGGAGGACGCCTTCGGGAAGTACTGCCGACCGGAAGCTGCTCCAGAGGCGGAGCTCGGAGACCCGTGTAGTA CCATTCAACCCTATTTAAAGACAAAGTTCATCTGTGTAACCCC CACTAACTCTGGTAACACCAGTGACCTGTTTCCCATGTCCCCTCGCACCCTGGACTCGCTGATGCACAATGAGGCTGAGGCCAACCCTGGCCCGCTGG CCCTCTTGCTTTCTGTCTTCCCAGACTCCCTCACTCTGGACATGGAGTTGAGCTCTGACGTGGCGTCACCCATGTGA
- the LOC110538194 gene encoding signal transducer and activator of transcription 3 isoform X6, producing MAQWNQLQQLETRYLEQLYHLYSDSFPMELRQFLAPWIESQDWAYAANKESHATLVFHNLLGEIDQQYSRFLQENNVLYQHNLRRIKQHLQSKYLEKPMEIARIVARCLWEEQRLLQTATTAAQDGTASHPSGTVVTEKQQILEHNLQDIRKRVQDMEQKMKMLENLQDDFDFNYKTLKSQGDNPPNSSPICSELSQDMNGNSQAAATRQKMSQLEQMLSALDQLRRQIVTEMAGLLSAMDFVQKNLTDDELADWKRRQQIACIGGPPNICLDRLETWITSLAESQLQIRQQIKKLEELQQKVSYKGDPIIQHRPALEEKIVDLFRNLMKSAFVVERQPCMPMHPDRPLVIKTGVQFTNKVRLLVKFPELNYQLKIKVIIDKESGDVAAIRGSRKFNILGTNTKVMNMEESNNGSLSAEFKHLTLREQRCGNGGRTNSDASLIVTEELHLITFETEVYHQGLKIDLETHSLPVVVISNICQMPNAWASILWYNMLTNHPKNVNFFTKPPVGTWDQVAEVLSWQFSSTTKRGLTIEQLTTLAEKLLGPCVNYSGCQITWAKFCKENMAGKGFSFWVWLDNIIDLVKKYILALWNEGYILGFISKERERAILSPKPPGTFLLRFSESSKEGGITFTWVEKDISGKTQIQSVEPYTKQQLNSMSFAEIIMGYKIMDATNILVSPLVYLFPEIPKEDAFGKYCRPEAAPEAELGDPCSTIQPYLKTKFICVTPTNSGNTSDLFPMSPRTLDSLMHNEAEANPGPLDSLTLDMELSSDVASPM from the exons ATGGCCCAGTGGAACCAGTTGCAGCAGCTGGAGACCAGGTACCTGGAGCAGCTGTACCACCTATACAGCGACAGCTTCCCCATGGAGCTCCGGCAGTTCCTCGCCCCCTGGATCGAAAGCCAGGACTG GGCGTACGCAGCGAACAAGGAGTCCCACGCCACGCTGGTGTTCCACAACCTGCTGGGGGAGATTGACCAGCAGTACAGCCGCTTCCTGCAGGAGAACAACGTGCTCTACCAGCACAACCTGCGGCGCATTAAGCAGCACCTGCAGTCCAAGTACCTGGAGAAACCCATGGAGATCGCCCGCATTGTAGCCCGCTGCCTCTGGGAAGAGCAGAGGCTGCTGCAGACCGCCACCACCGCCGCACAGGACGGAACGGCGTCTCACCCGTCTGGCACTGTGGTGACGGAGAAACAACAGATCCTGGAGCACAACCTGCAGGACATCAGGAAGAGGGTGCAG GATATGGAACAAAAGATGAAGATGCTTGAGAATCTCCAGGATGATTTTGACTTCAACTACAAGACCCTTAAAAGTCAGGGTG ATAACCCACCCAACTCCTCTCCTATTTGCTCAGAGTTGTCCCAGGACATGAATGGGAACAGCCAGGCGGCAGCCACCCGGCAGAAGATGTCTCAGCTGGAACAGATGCTGAGTGCTCTGGACCAGCTCAGGAGG CAAATCGTGACTGAGATGGCAGGGCTGCTGTCAGCCATGGACTTTGTCCAGAAGAACCTGACAGATGACGAGCTGGCTGACTGGAAGAGGAGGCAGCAGATTGCCTGCATCGGAGGACCACCCAACATTTGCCTGGACCGCTTGGAGACATG GATTACTTCCCTGGCTGAGTCTCAGCTGCAGATCCGCCAGCAGATCAAGAAGCTGGAGGAGCTCCAGCAGAAGGTGTCCTATAAGGGAGACCCCATCATCCAGCATCGGCCCGCTCTGGAGGAGAAGATAGTGGACTTGTTCAGGAACCTCATGAAGAG TGCGTTCGTGGTGGAAAGGCAGCCTTGTATGCCCATGCATCCAGACAGACCACTGGTCATCAAGACAGGTGTGCAGTTCACCAACAAAGTCAG ATTACTGGTGAAGTTTCCAGAATTGAATTACCAGCTGAAGATCAAAGTTATTATTGATAA GGAATCTGGGGACGTGGCTGCCATTCGAGG GTCCCGAAAGTTCAACATCCTAGGTACCAACACCAAGGTGATGAACATGGAGGAGTCCAACAACGGCAGTCTGTCGGCAGAGTTCAAACACCTG ACCCTGAGGGAACAGAGGTGTGGCAATGGTGGCAGGACCAACAGTGAT GCCTCCCTGATTGTTACAGAGGAGCTCCACCTCATCACCTTTGAGACAGAGGTCTACCACCAGGGCTTGAAGATCGACCTGGAG ACCCATTCTCTACCAGTGGTGGTCATCTCCAACATCTGCCAGATGCCCAACGCCTGGGCCTCCATCCTGTGGTACAACATGCTGACcaaccaccccaag AATGTGAACTTCTTCACCAAGCCTCCGGTGGGGACGTGGGATCAGGTAGCGGAGGTGCTGAGCTGGCAGTTCTCCTCCACCACTAAGAGAGGCCTGACCATCGAGCAGCTCACCACCCTGGCTGAGAAACTACTAG GGCCGTGTGTGAACTACTCTGGATGCCAGATCACCTGGGCCAAGTTCTGCAAA GAGAACATGGCGGGTAAAGGCTTCTCTTTCTGGGTATGGCTGGACAACATCATTGACCTGGTCAAGAAGTACATCCTGGCTTTGTGGAATGAAGG GTATATTCTGGGTTTCATCAGTAAGGAAAGGGAGAGGGCCATCCTGAGCCCTAAGCCTCCTGGTACCTTCCTGCTGCGCTTCAGTGAGAGCAGTAAGGAGGGAGGCATCACCTTCACCTGGGTGGAGAAGGACATCAGTG ggAAGACTCAGATCCAGTCGGTGGAGCCTTACACCAAGCAGCAGCTCAACAGCATGTCCTTTGCGGAGATCATTATGGGATACAAGATCATGGACGCCACCAACATCCTGGTGTCTCCGCTGGTCTACCTCTTCCCAGAGATCCCCAAGGAGGACGCCTTCGGGAAGTACTGCCGACCGGAAGCTGCTCCAGAGGCGGAGCTCGGAGACCCGTGTAGTA CCATTCAACCCTATTTAAAGACAAAGTTCATCTGTGTAACCCC CACTAACTCTGGTAACACCAGTGACCTGTTTCCCATGTCCCCTCGCACCCTGGACTCGCTGATGCACAATGAGGCTGAGGCCAACCCTGGCCCGCTGG ACTCCCTCACTCTGGACATGGAGTTGAGCTCTGACGTGGCGTCACCCATGTGA
- the LOC110538194 gene encoding signal transducer and activator of transcription 3 isoform X3 — MAQWNQLQQLETRYLEQLYHLYSDSFPMELRQFLAPWIESQDWAYAANKESHATLVFHNLLGEIDQQYSRFLQENNVLYQHNLRRIKQHLQSKYLEKPMEIARIVARCLWEEQRLLQTATTAAQDGTASHPSGTVVTEKQQILEHNLQDIRKRVQDMEQKMKMLENLQDDFDFNYKTLKSQGELSQDMNGNSQAAATRQKMSQLEQMLSALDQLRRQIVTEMAGLLSAMDFVQKNLTDDELADWKRRQQIACIGGPPNICLDRLETWITSLAESQLQIRQQIKKLEELQQKVSYKGDPIIQHRPALEEKIVDLFRNLMKSAFVVERQPCMPMHPDRPLVIKTGVQFTNKVRLLVKFPELNYQLKIKVIIDKESGDVAAIRGSRKFNILGTNTKVMNMEESNNGSLSAEFKHLTLREQRCGNGGRTNSDASLIVTEELHLITFETEVYHQGLKIDLETHSLPVVVISNICQMPNAWASILWYNMLTNHPKNVNFFTKPPVGTWDQVAEVLSWQFSSTTKRGLTIEQLTTLAEKLLGPCVNYSGCQITWAKFCKENMAGKGFSFWVWLDNIIDLVKKYILALWNEGYILGFISKERERAILSPKPPGTFLLRFSESSKEGGITFTWVEKDISGKTQIQSVEPYTKQQLNSMSFAEIIMGYKIMDATNILVSPLVYLFPEIPKEDAFGKYCRPEAAPEAELGDPCSTIQPYLKTKFICVTPCPSVFMDFPDSELLGNGIFPGTNSGNTSDLFPMSPRTLDSLMHNEAEANPGPLALLLSVFPDSLTLDMELSSDVASPM; from the exons ATGGCCCAGTGGAACCAGTTGCAGCAGCTGGAGACCAGGTACCTGGAGCAGCTGTACCACCTATACAGCGACAGCTTCCCCATGGAGCTCCGGCAGTTCCTCGCCCCCTGGATCGAAAGCCAGGACTG GGCGTACGCAGCGAACAAGGAGTCCCACGCCACGCTGGTGTTCCACAACCTGCTGGGGGAGATTGACCAGCAGTACAGCCGCTTCCTGCAGGAGAACAACGTGCTCTACCAGCACAACCTGCGGCGCATTAAGCAGCACCTGCAGTCCAAGTACCTGGAGAAACCCATGGAGATCGCCCGCATTGTAGCCCGCTGCCTCTGGGAAGAGCAGAGGCTGCTGCAGACCGCCACCACCGCCGCACAGGACGGAACGGCGTCTCACCCGTCTGGCACTGTGGTGACGGAGAAACAACAGATCCTGGAGCACAACCTGCAGGACATCAGGAAGAGGGTGCAG GATATGGAACAAAAGATGAAGATGCTTGAGAATCTCCAGGATGATTTTGACTTCAACTACAAGACCCTTAAAAGTCAGGGTG AGTTGTCCCAGGACATGAATGGGAACAGCCAGGCGGCAGCCACCCGGCAGAAGATGTCTCAGCTGGAACAGATGCTGAGTGCTCTGGACCAGCTCAGGAGG CAAATCGTGACTGAGATGGCAGGGCTGCTGTCAGCCATGGACTTTGTCCAGAAGAACCTGACAGATGACGAGCTGGCTGACTGGAAGAGGAGGCAGCAGATTGCCTGCATCGGAGGACCACCCAACATTTGCCTGGACCGCTTGGAGACATG GATTACTTCCCTGGCTGAGTCTCAGCTGCAGATCCGCCAGCAGATCAAGAAGCTGGAGGAGCTCCAGCAGAAGGTGTCCTATAAGGGAGACCCCATCATCCAGCATCGGCCCGCTCTGGAGGAGAAGATAGTGGACTTGTTCAGGAACCTCATGAAGAG TGCGTTCGTGGTGGAAAGGCAGCCTTGTATGCCCATGCATCCAGACAGACCACTGGTCATCAAGACAGGTGTGCAGTTCACCAACAAAGTCAG ATTACTGGTGAAGTTTCCAGAATTGAATTACCAGCTGAAGATCAAAGTTATTATTGATAA GGAATCTGGGGACGTGGCTGCCATTCGAGG GTCCCGAAAGTTCAACATCCTAGGTACCAACACCAAGGTGATGAACATGGAGGAGTCCAACAACGGCAGTCTGTCGGCAGAGTTCAAACACCTG ACCCTGAGGGAACAGAGGTGTGGCAATGGTGGCAGGACCAACAGTGAT GCCTCCCTGATTGTTACAGAGGAGCTCCACCTCATCACCTTTGAGACAGAGGTCTACCACCAGGGCTTGAAGATCGACCTGGAG ACCCATTCTCTACCAGTGGTGGTCATCTCCAACATCTGCCAGATGCCCAACGCCTGGGCCTCCATCCTGTGGTACAACATGCTGACcaaccaccccaag AATGTGAACTTCTTCACCAAGCCTCCGGTGGGGACGTGGGATCAGGTAGCGGAGGTGCTGAGCTGGCAGTTCTCCTCCACCACTAAGAGAGGCCTGACCATCGAGCAGCTCACCACCCTGGCTGAGAAACTACTAG GGCCGTGTGTGAACTACTCTGGATGCCAGATCACCTGGGCCAAGTTCTGCAAA GAGAACATGGCGGGTAAAGGCTTCTCTTTCTGGGTATGGCTGGACAACATCATTGACCTGGTCAAGAAGTACATCCTGGCTTTGTGGAATGAAGG GTATATTCTGGGTTTCATCAGTAAGGAAAGGGAGAGGGCCATCCTGAGCCCTAAGCCTCCTGGTACCTTCCTGCTGCGCTTCAGTGAGAGCAGTAAGGAGGGAGGCATCACCTTCACCTGGGTGGAGAAGGACATCAGTG ggAAGACTCAGATCCAGTCGGTGGAGCCTTACACCAAGCAGCAGCTCAACAGCATGTCCTTTGCGGAGATCATTATGGGATACAAGATCATGGACGCCACCAACATCCTGGTGTCTCCGCTGGTCTACCTCTTCCCAGAGATCCCCAAGGAGGACGCCTTCGGGAAGTACTGCCGACCGGAAGCTGCTCCAGAGGCGGAGCTCGGAGACCCGTGTAGTA CCATTCAACCCTATTTAAAGACAAAGTTCATCTGTGTAACCCC GTGCCCTTCCGTGTTCATGGACTTTCCGGACAGCGAGCTGCTTGGGAACGGGATATTCCCTGG CACTAACTCTGGTAACACCAGTGACCTGTTTCCCATGTCCCCTCGCACCCTGGACTCGCTGATGCACAATGAGGCTGAGGCCAACCCTGGCCCGCTGG CCCTCTTGCTTTCTGTCTTCCCAGACTCCCTCACTCTGGACATGGAGTTGAGCTCTGACGTGGCGTCACCCATGTGA
- the LOC110538194 gene encoding signal transducer and activator of transcription 3 isoform X7, translated as MAQWNQLQQLETRYLEQLYHLYSDSFPMELRQFLAPWIESQDWAYAANKESHATLVFHNLLGEIDQQYSRFLQENNVLYQHNLRRIKQHLQSKYLEKPMEIARIVARCLWEEQRLLQTATTAAQDGTASHPSGTVVTEKQQILEHNLQDIRKRVQDMEQKMKMLENLQDDFDFNYKTLKSQGELSQDMNGNSQAAATRQKMSQLEQMLSALDQLRRQIVTEMAGLLSAMDFVQKNLTDDELADWKRRQQIACIGGPPNICLDRLETWITSLAESQLQIRQQIKKLEELQQKVSYKGDPIIQHRPALEEKIVDLFRNLMKSAFVVERQPCMPMHPDRPLVIKTGVQFTNKVRLLVKFPELNYQLKIKVIIDKESGDVAAIRGSRKFNILGTNTKVMNMEESNNGSLSAEFKHLTLREQRCGNGGRTNSDASLIVTEELHLITFETEVYHQGLKIDLETHSLPVVVISNICQMPNAWASILWYNMLTNHPKNVNFFTKPPVGTWDQVAEVLSWQFSSTTKRGLTIEQLTTLAEKLLGPCVNYSGCQITWAKFCKENMAGKGFSFWVWLDNIIDLVKKYILALWNEGYILGFISKERERAILSPKPPGTFLLRFSESSKEGGITFTWVEKDISGKTQIQSVEPYTKQQLNSMSFAEIIMGYKIMDATNILVSPLVYLFPEIPKEDAFGKYCRPEAAPEAELGDPCSTIQPYLKTKFICVTPTNSGNTSDLFPMSPRTLDSLMHNEAEANPGPLDSLTLDMELSSDVASPM; from the exons ATGGCCCAGTGGAACCAGTTGCAGCAGCTGGAGACCAGGTACCTGGAGCAGCTGTACCACCTATACAGCGACAGCTTCCCCATGGAGCTCCGGCAGTTCCTCGCCCCCTGGATCGAAAGCCAGGACTG GGCGTACGCAGCGAACAAGGAGTCCCACGCCACGCTGGTGTTCCACAACCTGCTGGGGGAGATTGACCAGCAGTACAGCCGCTTCCTGCAGGAGAACAACGTGCTCTACCAGCACAACCTGCGGCGCATTAAGCAGCACCTGCAGTCCAAGTACCTGGAGAAACCCATGGAGATCGCCCGCATTGTAGCCCGCTGCCTCTGGGAAGAGCAGAGGCTGCTGCAGACCGCCACCACCGCCGCACAGGACGGAACGGCGTCTCACCCGTCTGGCACTGTGGTGACGGAGAAACAACAGATCCTGGAGCACAACCTGCAGGACATCAGGAAGAGGGTGCAG GATATGGAACAAAAGATGAAGATGCTTGAGAATCTCCAGGATGATTTTGACTTCAACTACAAGACCCTTAAAAGTCAGGGTG AGTTGTCCCAGGACATGAATGGGAACAGCCAGGCGGCAGCCACCCGGCAGAAGATGTCTCAGCTGGAACAGATGCTGAGTGCTCTGGACCAGCTCAGGAGG CAAATCGTGACTGAGATGGCAGGGCTGCTGTCAGCCATGGACTTTGTCCAGAAGAACCTGACAGATGACGAGCTGGCTGACTGGAAGAGGAGGCAGCAGATTGCCTGCATCGGAGGACCACCCAACATTTGCCTGGACCGCTTGGAGACATG GATTACTTCCCTGGCTGAGTCTCAGCTGCAGATCCGCCAGCAGATCAAGAAGCTGGAGGAGCTCCAGCAGAAGGTGTCCTATAAGGGAGACCCCATCATCCAGCATCGGCCCGCTCTGGAGGAGAAGATAGTGGACTTGTTCAGGAACCTCATGAAGAG TGCGTTCGTGGTGGAAAGGCAGCCTTGTATGCCCATGCATCCAGACAGACCACTGGTCATCAAGACAGGTGTGCAGTTCACCAACAAAGTCAG ATTACTGGTGAAGTTTCCAGAATTGAATTACCAGCTGAAGATCAAAGTTATTATTGATAA GGAATCTGGGGACGTGGCTGCCATTCGAGG GTCCCGAAAGTTCAACATCCTAGGTACCAACACCAAGGTGATGAACATGGAGGAGTCCAACAACGGCAGTCTGTCGGCAGAGTTCAAACACCTG ACCCTGAGGGAACAGAGGTGTGGCAATGGTGGCAGGACCAACAGTGAT GCCTCCCTGATTGTTACAGAGGAGCTCCACCTCATCACCTTTGAGACAGAGGTCTACCACCAGGGCTTGAAGATCGACCTGGAG ACCCATTCTCTACCAGTGGTGGTCATCTCCAACATCTGCCAGATGCCCAACGCCTGGGCCTCCATCCTGTGGTACAACATGCTGACcaaccaccccaag AATGTGAACTTCTTCACCAAGCCTCCGGTGGGGACGTGGGATCAGGTAGCGGAGGTGCTGAGCTGGCAGTTCTCCTCCACCACTAAGAGAGGCCTGACCATCGAGCAGCTCACCACCCTGGCTGAGAAACTACTAG GGCCGTGTGTGAACTACTCTGGATGCCAGATCACCTGGGCCAAGTTCTGCAAA GAGAACATGGCGGGTAAAGGCTTCTCTTTCTGGGTATGGCTGGACAACATCATTGACCTGGTCAAGAAGTACATCCTGGCTTTGTGGAATGAAGG GTATATTCTGGGTTTCATCAGTAAGGAAAGGGAGAGGGCCATCCTGAGCCCTAAGCCTCCTGGTACCTTCCTGCTGCGCTTCAGTGAGAGCAGTAAGGAGGGAGGCATCACCTTCACCTGGGTGGAGAAGGACATCAGTG ggAAGACTCAGATCCAGTCGGTGGAGCCTTACACCAAGCAGCAGCTCAACAGCATGTCCTTTGCGGAGATCATTATGGGATACAAGATCATGGACGCCACCAACATCCTGGTGTCTCCGCTGGTCTACCTCTTCCCAGAGATCCCCAAGGAGGACGCCTTCGGGAAGTACTGCCGACCGGAAGCTGCTCCAGAGGCGGAGCTCGGAGACCCGTGTAGTA CCATTCAACCCTATTTAAAGACAAAGTTCATCTGTGTAACCCC CACTAACTCTGGTAACACCAGTGACCTGTTTCCCATGTCCCCTCGCACCCTGGACTCGCTGATGCACAATGAGGCTGAGGCCAACCCTGGCCCGCTGG ACTCCCTCACTCTGGACATGGAGTTGAGCTCTGACGTGGCGTCACCCATGTGA